A stretch of Enterobacter cloacae complex sp. ECNIH7 DNA encodes these proteins:
- a CDS encoding zinc-dependent alcohol dehydrogenase — MKKLVATAPRVAALVEYEDRAVGAHEVKIRSRFGAPKHGTEVVDFRAASPFIDEEFNAEWQMFTPREEGAPRGIEFGKFQLGNMIVGEIIECGDDVTEYQIGDSVCCYGPLQETVIVNAVNNYKLRKMPQGASWKNAVCYDPAQFAMSGVRDANVRVGDFVVVVGLGAIGQIAIQLAKKAGASVVIGVDPIEHRCEIARRHGADHCLNPIGTDVGLEIKKLTGKQGADAIIETSGFADALQSALRGLAYGGTISYVAFAKPFAEGFNLGREAHFNNAKIVFSRACSEPNPDYPRWSRKRIEETCWELLMNGYLNCEDLIDPVVTFDTTPESYMKYVDQHPELSIKLGVTF, encoded by the coding sequence ATGAAAAAATTAGTAGCGACAGCGCCACGCGTGGCGGCGCTGGTGGAATATGAAGATCGTGCTGTGGGAGCACATGAAGTGAAAATTCGTTCACGCTTTGGCGCGCCGAAGCACGGCACTGAAGTCGTGGATTTCCGCGCGGCAAGCCCGTTTATTGACGAAGAGTTCAACGCGGAGTGGCAGATGTTCACGCCGCGTGAAGAAGGGGCGCCCCGCGGGATCGAATTCGGTAAGTTTCAGCTGGGCAATATGATTGTTGGCGAGATTATCGAATGCGGTGATGACGTCACGGAATATCAGATCGGCGACAGCGTCTGCTGCTACGGCCCGCTGCAGGAAACGGTGATCGTTAACGCGGTGAACAACTACAAGCTGCGCAAAATGCCGCAGGGTGCGTCCTGGAAAAACGCCGTTTGCTACGATCCGGCGCAGTTCGCCATGAGCGGCGTGCGTGATGCCAACGTCCGCGTGGGCGACTTTGTGGTCGTGGTCGGTCTGGGAGCCATTGGGCAGATTGCGATTCAGCTGGCGAAAAAAGCCGGTGCGTCAGTGGTTATCGGCGTTGATCCAATCGAACACCGCTGTGAGATCGCCCGTCGTCATGGGGCAGACCACTGTCTGAACCCAATAGGCACTGATGTCGGTCTGGAAATCAAAAAGCTGACCGGGAAGCAGGGCGCGGACGCGATCATCGAAACCAGCGGCTTTGCAGATGCGCTGCAGTCCGCGCTGCGCGGACTTGCCTACGGCGGCACCATCTCCTATGTAGCTTTCGCAAAACCGTTCGCGGAAGGCTTTAACCTCGGCCGCGAAGCGCATTTCAATAACGCGAAGATTGTCTTCTCCCGCGCCTGCAGCGAACCCAACCCGGACTACCCGCGCTGGAGCCGCAAGCGTATTGAAGAGACCTGCTGGGAATTGCTGATGAACGGTTATCTGAATTGTGAAGATCTGATCGACCCGGTCGTGACCTTCGACACCACCCCGGAAAGCTATATGAAGTATGTCGATCAGCACCCGGAACTCAGTATCAAACTGGGCGTCACTTTTTAA
- a CDS encoding sugar phosphate isomerase/epimerase family protein, which yields MKIATQNQAFFPTSIMEKFEYIKAMGFDGYEIDGRLLVENLDEVKAAIKATGLPVTTACGGYDGWIGDFIEERRLNGLQQIERILEALAEVGGKGIIVPAAWGMFTFRLPPMTSPRSLDGDHKAVSASLRWLDEVAARTGTTVYLEPLNRYQDHMINTLADARRYIEENGLKHVQIIGDFYHMNIEEDSLTDALHQHRDLLGHVHIADNHRYQPGSGSLDFASLFDQLRADNYQGYVVYECRVRAEDPAQAYRDSLTYLREC from the coding sequence ATGAAGATCGCAACACAAAACCAGGCCTTTTTCCCGACCAGCATCATGGAGAAATTCGAGTACATCAAAGCAATGGGTTTTGATGGCTACGAAATTGACGGCCGCCTGCTGGTGGAAAACCTCGATGAAGTGAAAGCGGCCATCAAAGCTACCGGTCTGCCGGTGACGACAGCATGTGGCGGATACGATGGCTGGATCGGTGATTTCATCGAAGAACGCCGTCTGAACGGGTTACAGCAGATCGAACGCATTCTGGAAGCGCTGGCTGAAGTCGGCGGAAAGGGCATTATCGTGCCTGCTGCCTGGGGGATGTTTACCTTCCGTCTGCCACCAATGACCTCTCCACGCAGCCTGGACGGTGACCACAAAGCCGTAAGCGCCTCCCTGCGCTGGCTGGATGAGGTGGCGGCGCGCACCGGAACAACCGTCTACCTGGAGCCGCTGAACCGCTATCAGGATCACATGATCAACACCCTGGCTGACGCGCGTCGCTATATCGAAGAGAACGGTCTGAAGCACGTGCAGATCATCGGCGATTTCTATCATATGAACATCGAAGAAGACTCGCTGACGGATGCGCTGCATCAGCACCGCGATCTGCTGGGCCATGTGCACATTGCAGATAACCACCGCTACCAGCCGGGCAGCGGTAGCCTCGATTTTGCCAGCCTGTTCGATCAGCTGCGTGCCGATAACTACCAGGGTTACGTGGTGTATGAGTGCCGTGTTCGCGCCGAGGATCCGGCTCAGGCATACCGGGATTCGCTCACTTACTTGCGTGAATGCTAA
- a CDS encoding Gfo/Idh/MocA family protein, producing MMSASTPSPLRVAIIGAGQVADKVHASYYATRSDVQMVAVMDSHPEQALAFAERHGISSVWQDARDMLEAVKPDVVSVCSPNRFHFEHVMAALEAGCHVMCEKPPAMTPQEADRMRMAARKAGKVLAYDFHHRFALDTQLLREAVMKGALGEIYYTTAQALRRCGVPGWGVFTNKTLQGGGPLIDIGIHMLDAAMYVLGFPAVKKVTAHSFQRLGNRKSSGQFGAWDPTQFTVEDALFGTIEFCNGGILRLDTSFALNIREQSIMNVAFCGEKAGAMLFPAHIYNDEAGTLVTLTQREEADDRRHMRSMDAFVRHVQGEPVMIADAEQGLVIQQLVAALYESAETGESVTLC from the coding sequence GTGATGAGTGCTTCTACACCTTCGCCTCTGCGCGTCGCCATCATTGGCGCCGGGCAGGTCGCGGATAAAGTGCATGCCTCGTATTACGCCACGCGCAGTGATGTTCAGATGGTGGCTGTCATGGACAGCCATCCTGAACAGGCTCTGGCGTTTGCGGAACGTCATGGTATTTCCTCGGTATGGCAGGATGCGCGAGACATGCTCGAGGCGGTTAAGCCGGATGTGGTGAGCGTCTGTTCGCCTAACCGGTTCCATTTCGAGCACGTCATGGCAGCGCTGGAAGCTGGCTGCCACGTGATGTGTGAAAAACCACCTGCTATGACGCCGCAGGAGGCCGATCGGATGCGCATGGCCGCGCGCAAGGCGGGAAAAGTGCTGGCGTATGATTTTCACCATCGCTTTGCTCTCGATACGCAACTGCTGCGTGAGGCCGTGATGAAGGGGGCGCTGGGAGAAATTTATTACACCACTGCGCAGGCGCTACGCCGCTGCGGGGTTCCCGGCTGGGGCGTCTTTACCAACAAAACGCTACAGGGCGGTGGGCCGCTGATTGATATCGGCATCCATATGCTCGATGCCGCGATGTACGTGCTGGGGTTCCCGGCGGTAAAAAAGGTGACGGCACACAGCTTCCAGAGGCTGGGAAACCGTAAAAGCAGCGGCCAGTTTGGCGCGTGGGATCCCACGCAGTTTACCGTTGAAGATGCCCTGTTTGGCACCATTGAATTTTGCAACGGCGGCATTCTGCGTCTGGACACGTCGTTTGCGCTCAATATCCGTGAACAATCCATCATGAACGTCGCATTTTGCGGTGAAAAGGCGGGCGCCATGCTGTTCCCGGCGCACATCTACAACGACGAAGCCGGGACTTTAGTCACCCTCACGCAGCGTGAAGAGGCTGACGATCGGCGTCATATGCGCAGTATGGATGCCTTTGTGCGGCATGTGCAGGGAGAGCCCGTCATGATCGCTGATGCAGAGCAGGGGCTGGTTATCCAGCAGCTTGTCGCCGCGCTGTATGAATCTGCAGAAACAGGGGAAAGCGTGACGTTATGCTAA
- a CDS encoding glycoside hydrolase family 65 protein produces MLNVSVLTDPGFCPHSLNKYASIMACGNGYMGIRAAHEEDYTQQTRGMYLAGLYHRAGRNETTELVNLPDIIGIDVELDGVNFTLLSGEILEWQRELAFANGELRRSVVWRSSDGKRYRLESRRFVSLVQLPLVAMQLSITPLDAVTHAVLQTGIDATQTNSGRQHLDEVSVRVFDQEYMQGVYETQDRASEIVVSAYCQLSAKSDSCFTAKNRRLSAHHSLTIAKGDTVTLEKIVWVAHRSDKALSQASFARNALADLKVCAARGYDALLESSACAWQEVWRDARVEVDSTEHQDQMALDYAVWHLTTMTPAHDERSSIAAKGLTGEGYKGHVFWDTEIFLLPFHLFTRPQTARSLLRYRWLNLAGAREKARRNGWPGALFPWESAASGLEETPEFAAINIRTGTRQKVASALAEHHIVADIAWAVVAYWQATHDETFMRNEGLTLLMETAAFWMGRATEINGRLEIHDVIGPDEYTEHVNNNAYTNYLAWHNVACARQFMTMFGREDEGFTQKATRFLARLWLPEANSDGVIPQDDTFMAKPAIDLSRYKAKAGKQTILLDYSRAEVNDMQILKQADVVMLTYLLPERFTPQQCAANLAFYEPRTIHDSSLSKAIHGIVTARCGDVEGAYAFWRDGVAIDLGDDPHSCDDGIHAAATGAIWSGVIQGFAGVQIVEGELHLAPKLPAHWQKLTFPLRWRNATLHFTYENEVLTIEASAPATLTLWGKTLHVSGRKICAYKDFLASENGTATTERRHDA; encoded by the coding sequence ATGCTAAACGTGTCTGTATTAACCGACCCAGGCTTTTGTCCACACAGCCTGAATAAATACGCCTCCATTATGGCCTGTGGTAATGGCTACATGGGTATCCGCGCTGCGCACGAAGAAGATTACACCCAGCAAACCAGAGGCATGTATCTTGCGGGTCTCTATCATCGTGCTGGTCGCAACGAGACCACTGAGCTGGTCAATCTGCCGGATATCATCGGTATTGATGTTGAGCTGGATGGCGTCAATTTCACGCTCCTGTCAGGCGAAATCCTCGAGTGGCAGCGCGAGCTGGCGTTTGCCAATGGCGAACTTCGTCGCAGCGTCGTCTGGCGCTCGTCTGACGGGAAGCGCTATCGTCTGGAGAGCCGTCGTTTTGTGTCGCTGGTCCAGTTGCCCTTAGTGGCCATGCAGCTTTCCATCACGCCGCTCGATGCCGTCACGCACGCCGTGCTGCAAACCGGCATTGACGCAACGCAAACGAACAGCGGCAGACAGCATCTGGATGAAGTGTCGGTCAGAGTGTTCGATCAGGAATACATGCAGGGCGTGTATGAAACGCAGGACCGCGCGTCTGAGATTGTTGTTTCAGCGTATTGTCAGCTCTCAGCCAAGAGCGACAGCTGTTTCACCGCAAAAAATCGTCGTCTCAGCGCTCATCATTCGCTGACGATTGCGAAGGGTGACACTGTCACGCTTGAAAAAATCGTCTGGGTTGCACATCGCAGTGATAAGGCACTGTCGCAGGCCTCTTTCGCCCGCAACGCGCTGGCCGATCTCAAAGTCTGTGCGGCAAGAGGCTACGACGCCTTGCTTGAGAGTTCGGCTTGTGCCTGGCAAGAGGTCTGGCGTGACGCTCGGGTGGAGGTTGATTCTACGGAACATCAGGATCAGATGGCGCTGGATTACGCCGTCTGGCATTTGACGACCATGACGCCAGCCCATGATGAGCGAAGCAGTATCGCCGCCAAAGGGCTGACTGGAGAGGGGTATAAAGGCCACGTCTTTTGGGATACCGAAATTTTCCTGCTGCCTTTCCATCTCTTCACGCGTCCCCAGACCGCCCGTAGCCTGCTGCGCTATCGTTGGCTCAACCTGGCCGGGGCGCGGGAAAAAGCCCGTCGCAACGGCTGGCCCGGCGCGTTGTTTCCATGGGAAAGCGCCGCCAGCGGGCTGGAAGAGACGCCGGAGTTCGCGGCTATCAACATCCGAACCGGCACGCGTCAGAAGGTGGCCTCCGCGCTGGCGGAACACCACATCGTGGCGGACATCGCCTGGGCCGTCGTCGCTTACTGGCAGGCGACGCACGATGAGACCTTTATGCGGAATGAAGGTCTGACGCTCTTGATGGAAACCGCTGCGTTCTGGATGGGCCGCGCGACGGAAATTAATGGTCGTCTCGAAATCCATGACGTTATCGGACCTGACGAATACACCGAGCATGTGAACAACAACGCTTATACCAACTATCTGGCCTGGCACAACGTCGCCTGCGCTCGTCAGTTTATGACGATGTTTGGGCGCGAGGATGAAGGTTTTACGCAGAAAGCGACACGGTTCCTGGCGCGCTTATGGCTGCCGGAGGCCAATTCAGACGGTGTGATCCCGCAGGATGATACCTTTATGGCAAAACCTGCCATCGATCTGAGCCGCTACAAAGCCAAAGCGGGTAAGCAGACCATTCTGCTCGATTATTCCCGCGCGGAAGTCAACGACATGCAGATCCTTAAGCAGGCCGATGTGGTGATGCTTACCTACCTGTTGCCGGAGCGGTTTACCCCGCAGCAGTGCGCCGCCAATCTGGCGTTCTACGAGCCCCGCACGATCCATGATTCTTCGCTGAGCAAGGCCATTCACGGCATTGTGACTGCCCGCTGTGGTGACGTCGAGGGTGCCTACGCCTTCTGGCGCGATGGCGTCGCCATTGATCTTGGGGACGACCCGCACAGCTGCGATGACGGAATTCACGCCGCTGCGACCGGCGCTATCTGGTCCGGCGTCATTCAGGGATTTGCCGGTGTGCAGATTGTTGAAGGGGAGCTGCATCTTGCGCCGAAACTGCCAGCTCACTGGCAAAAACTCACATTCCCTCTTCGCTGGCGGAACGCAACGCTGCACTTCACCTATGAAAATGAGGTGTTAACCATAGAAGCTTCGGCACCTGCCACGCTGACGCTGTGGGGCAAAACGCTACATGTATCGGGGCGGAAAATTTGCGCTTATAAGGATTTTCTTGCATCTGAAAATGGGACCGCTACCACGGAGAGGCGCCATGATGCTTAA
- the pgmB gene encoding beta-phosphoglucomutase, with translation MMLKAVVFDLDGVITDTALLHFLAWRAVADEIGITFDEAFNEQLKGISRMDSLQRILKHGGKEGTFSDEQCLALATKKNALYVQSLASLTEDSLLPGIRDVLADIRAAKVKIGLASVSLNAPGILHALGIDQAFDFCADASRIRRSKPDPEIFLAACAGLNVRPDAAIGIEDAPAGVEAINAAGMLSVGIGAGLNHSGLQLHSTRELTWKCLTEFWASRTYC, from the coding sequence ATGATGCTTAAGGCTGTTGTATTCGATCTGGACGGTGTGATCACCGATACCGCACTCCTCCATTTTCTGGCCTGGCGTGCAGTGGCGGATGAAATCGGCATCACCTTCGACGAAGCGTTTAACGAACAGCTGAAGGGCATTAGCCGCATGGATTCCCTTCAGCGCATCCTGAAGCATGGCGGGAAAGAGGGGACGTTTAGCGATGAGCAGTGCCTCGCGCTGGCGACGAAGAAAAACGCGCTCTATGTCCAGTCTCTGGCGTCGCTGACGGAGGATTCACTGCTTCCCGGTATTCGCGACGTGCTGGCGGATATCCGTGCGGCGAAGGTCAAAATTGGGCTCGCCTCCGTTTCCCTGAATGCCCCGGGGATCCTGCACGCGCTGGGCATTGATCAGGCCTTCGATTTTTGCGCCGATGCTTCCCGTATTCGCCGCTCAAAACCAGACCCGGAGATCTTCCTCGCCGCCTGTGCAGGCCTGAATGTGCGTCCTGACGCGGCTATAGGTATCGAAGATGCACCTGCAGGCGTTGAGGCGATCAACGCGGCGGGAATGCTATCGGTTGGGATTGGAGCTGGCCTGAACCATTCGGGATTACAACTTCATTCTACGCGGGAACTGACCTGGAAATGCCTGACCGAGTTTTGGGCATCCCGGACGTATTGCTAA
- a CDS encoding ABC transporter ATP-binding protein, with product MAQLSLKHIQKIYDNQVHVVKDFSLEIEDKEFIVFVGPSGCGKSTTLRMIAGLEEISAGELIIGGVCMNDVPAKSRDIAMVFQNYALYPHMTVYDNMAFGLKMQKIAPAVIEDRVNWAAQILGLREYLKRKPGALSGGQRQRVALGRAIVREAGVFLMDEPLSNLDAKLRVQMRAEISKLHQKLNTTMIYVTHDQTEAMTMATRIVILKDGIIQQVGAPKQVYNEPANMFVAGFIGSPAMNFIRGAIDDRYFVTETLRLAIPEDKLASLNVAGYQRKAVVFGIRPEDILTLQSRGENIAAKVSVAELTGAEFMLYATVGGHELVVRAGAANDYAAGDNIDIQFDMNKCHFFDAETEAAIR from the coding sequence ATGGCTCAACTGTCCCTGAAACACATTCAGAAAATCTATGATAACCAGGTCCACGTGGTTAAGGATTTCAGTCTCGAAATCGAAGACAAGGAGTTCATCGTCTTCGTTGGGCCTTCGGGCTGCGGTAAATCCACGACGCTGCGAATGATTGCCGGTCTGGAGGAGATCAGCGCCGGTGAACTGATTATTGGCGGGGTATGCATGAATGACGTGCCCGCCAAGTCTCGCGATATTGCGATGGTCTTCCAGAACTATGCGCTTTATCCGCATATGACGGTCTACGACAACATGGCGTTTGGCCTGAAGATGCAAAAAATTGCGCCTGCGGTTATCGAAGACCGCGTTAACTGGGCGGCACAGATCCTCGGATTACGCGAGTACCTCAAGCGCAAACCCGGCGCGCTGTCCGGCGGCCAGCGTCAGCGCGTGGCGTTGGGCAGGGCGATCGTGCGCGAGGCGGGGGTGTTCCTGATGGATGAACCGCTCTCTAACCTCGATGCCAAGCTTCGCGTGCAGATGCGGGCTGAAATCAGCAAGCTGCACCAGAAGCTCAACACCACCATGATTTACGTGACCCACGATCAGACGGAAGCCATGACCATGGCGACCCGCATCGTGATCTTAAAAGACGGCATTATTCAGCAGGTCGGTGCACCGAAGCAGGTGTACAACGAACCGGCAAACATGTTTGTTGCAGGATTTATTGGATCGCCAGCCATGAACTTTATTCGCGGCGCTATCGACGATCGCTATTTTGTTACGGAAACGCTGCGTCTGGCGATCCCGGAGGACAAGCTCGCTTCACTGAATGTCGCAGGGTATCAGCGCAAAGCCGTGGTCTTTGGGATCCGCCCGGAAGATATTCTCACGCTGCAGAGCCGAGGTGAGAATATCGCGGCGAAAGTCAGCGTAGCCGAACTGACCGGCGCGGAGTTCATGCTTTACGCCACCGTTGGGGGCCATGAGCTGGTTGTGCGCGCTGGCGCGGCGAATGATTATGCCGCTGGGGATAATATCGACATCCAGTTCGATATGAACAAGTGCCATTTCTTCGACGCTGAAACTGAAGCGGCTATTAGATAA
- a CDS encoding OmpG family monomeric porin has translation MSTLLRSAALVLCAGVSCAQASETAKQWEFNIGAMYEIENVEGQGDDKDGLYEPSVWFNATWDAWTISLAMYQEGPVDYSSMTRGTYFDRPEFELRYRFIGTDDFTFGLTGGFRNYGYHFKDEHGAKDGSANMQRYKVQPDWDIKLTDDWRFGGWFAMYQFANDLEKTGYSDSRVETETGFTWTINETFAAKVNYYLERGFNMNGSRNNGEFSTQEIRAYLPISLGQTTLTPYTRLGLDRWSNWDWQDDPEREGHDFNRLGMQYAYDFNNGLSMTLEYAYEWENHDEGKNDRFHYAGVGVNYAF, from the coding sequence ATGAGTACTCTACTAAGAAGTGCTGCGCTCGTGCTGTGCGCAGGGGTTAGCTGTGCACAAGCATCAGAAACAGCGAAACAGTGGGAATTTAATATCGGCGCGATGTATGAAATCGAAAACGTTGAGGGGCAGGGCGACGATAAAGATGGATTATATGAACCTTCCGTGTGGTTTAATGCAACCTGGGATGCCTGGACTATTTCGCTGGCGATGTATCAGGAGGGGCCGGTTGATTACAGCAGTATGACCCGTGGAACCTATTTCGACCGTCCTGAATTTGAATTACGCTATCGCTTTATCGGAACCGATGATTTTACTTTCGGTCTGACCGGTGGTTTCCGTAATTATGGCTACCACTTTAAAGATGAACACGGAGCCAAAGACGGCAGCGCGAATATGCAGCGCTACAAAGTTCAACCTGACTGGGATATTAAATTAACCGATGACTGGCGCTTTGGCGGCTGGTTTGCCATGTATCAGTTTGCCAACGATCTGGAGAAAACCGGTTATTCTGATAGCCGCGTTGAAACCGAAACGGGCTTTACCTGGACCATTAACGAAACCTTTGCGGCTAAAGTGAATTACTATTTAGAGCGCGGTTTCAATATGAACGGTTCGCGTAATAACGGCGAATTCTCCACCCAGGAAATTCGCGCCTATCTGCCTATTTCATTGGGCCAGACGACCTTAACGCCTTATACACGACTGGGGCTCGATCGCTGGTCGAACTGGGACTGGCAGGACGATCCTGAGCGTGAAGGACATGATTTCAACCGCCTGGGTATGCAGTATGCCTATGACTTCAACAACGGTTTATCCATGACGCTTGAATACGCCTATGAATGGGAAAACCATGACGAGGGTAAAAACGACCGCTTCCACTATGCGGGCGTTGGGGTAAATTACGCGTTCTGA
- a CDS encoding LacI family DNA-binding transcriptional regulator, with protein sequence MSPTIYDIARVAGVSKSTVSRVLNKQTNISPEAREKVLKAIDELNYQPNKLARALTSSGFDAIMVISTRSTKTTAGNPFFSDVLHAITAKAEEEGFDVILQTSKSSEDDLLKCVSKIKQKMIKGIIMLSSPANESFFTTLDAYGVPVVVIGKVEGEFQNIYSVDTDNFHDSATLTETFIKNGRRKIACLHAPLDYHVSIDRLEGYKASLEKYHIALNPDWIRDGGYTHESALTAALELLSSPTPPDAVFATDSMKLLSLYRAADELNLMIPEQVVIAGYSDPMLSLILTPAPGGFDIPTRKLGEESCDLLFRRIAGQPAPQKVLVDTHFLLAASLR encoded by the coding sequence ATGTCACCCACCATCTATGATATCGCACGGGTTGCGGGCGTATCGAAATCAACCGTTTCCCGCGTTCTGAATAAACAAACGAATATTTCTCCCGAAGCGCGTGAAAAAGTGCTGAAGGCGATTGACGAATTAAATTATCAGCCCAACAAACTGGCCCGCGCCCTGACCTCTTCAGGCTTCGATGCCATTATGGTTATTTCGACCCGTTCAACCAAAACCACTGCCGGAAATCCTTTTTTCTCAGATGTCCTGCATGCCATTACGGCAAAAGCGGAAGAAGAAGGATTTGACGTTATTTTACAAACGTCAAAAAGCAGCGAAGACGATCTGCTGAAATGTGTGAGTAAAATAAAACAGAAGATGATCAAAGGGATCATTATGCTGAGCTCACCGGCAAATGAATCATTTTTCACCACGCTGGATGCGTATGGCGTACCGGTAGTAGTTATCGGCAAAGTCGAAGGTGAGTTTCAGAATATTTATTCCGTCGACACGGATAATTTCCATGACAGCGCCACGCTGACCGAAACCTTTATTAAAAACGGACGCCGTAAAATTGCCTGTCTGCATGCCCCGCTTGATTATCATGTTTCGATCGATCGTCTTGAGGGCTATAAAGCCAGTCTGGAAAAGTACCATATTGCCCTCAACCCGGACTGGATCAGGGATGGCGGTTATACCCATGAGAGTGCGCTTACGGCGGCGCTGGAATTGTTGTCTTCACCCACGCCGCCTGATGCAGTATTCGCTACCGACAGCATGAAGTTACTTAGCCTCTATCGCGCGGCGGATGAGTTGAACCTGATGATCCCGGAGCAGGTGGTCATCGCCGGATACAGTGACCCGATGCTGTCTCTCATTTTAACGCCCGCACCTGGCGGCTTCGATATCCCGACCCGAAAACTGGGCGAAGAGAGCTGCGATCTTCTTTTCAGGCGTATTGCGGGTCAGCCCGCACCGCAAAAAGTTCTCGTTGATACCCACTTTTTACTGGCGGCCTCGCTGCGCTAA
- a CDS encoding YcjX family protein, whose product MKRLKNEINSLVNRGVDRHLRLAVTGLSRSGKTAFITAMVNQLLNLHAGARLPLLSAVREERLLGVKRVPQRDFGIPRFTYDEGLAQLYGDPPTWPTPTRGVSEIRLALRFRSNESLMRHFKDTSTLYLEIVDYPGEWLLDLPMLAQDYLSWSRQMTGLLQGQRAGWSAKWRQLCEGLDPLAPADENRLAAIAEAWTAYLHQCKQEGLHFIQPGRFVLPGDLAGAPALQFFPWPDVDGVGESKLAQADRHTNAGMLRERYNYYCEKVVKGFYKNHFLRFDRQIVLVDCLQPLNSGPQAFNDMRLALTQLMQSFHYGQRTLFRRLFSPVIDKLLFAATKADHVTVDQHANMVSLLQQLVQDAWQNAAFEGIGMDCLGLASVQATQSGLIDLNGEKIPALRGNRLSDGEPLTVYPGEVPARLPGQAFWQNQGFQFEAFRPQAMSVDRPLPHIRLDAALEFLIGDKLR is encoded by the coding sequence ATGAAGCGACTTAAAAACGAAATCAATTCACTGGTGAACCGTGGCGTTGACCGCCATCTGCGTCTGGCCGTGACGGGGCTTAGCCGCAGCGGTAAGACGGCGTTTATCACCGCGATGGTAAACCAGCTCCTGAACCTGCACGCCGGCGCGCGTCTGCCGCTGCTCAGCGCGGTGCGGGAAGAACGCCTGCTGGGCGTGAAGCGCGTCCCTCAGCGTGATTTTGGTATTCCACGCTTTACCTATGACGAAGGGCTGGCGCAGCTCTATGGCGATCCGCCCACGTGGCCGACGCCGACGCGAGGGGTGAGTGAGATTCGCCTCGCGCTGCGCTTTCGCTCGAATGAATCCCTGATGCGCCACTTCAAGGATACTTCTACGCTGTACCTTGAAATCGTCGATTACCCCGGTGAATGGTTGCTCGACCTGCCGATGCTGGCGCAGGACTACCTCAGCTGGTCCCGCCAGATGACGGGGTTGTTGCAGGGGCAGCGCGCCGGGTGGTCGGCCAAATGGCGACAGCTGTGCGAAGGCCTGGACCCGCTTGCACCGGCCGATGAAAACCGTCTGGCGGCCATTGCCGAAGCCTGGACGGCGTATTTGCATCAGTGCAAGCAGGAAGGGTTGCACTTCATTCAGCCGGGTCGCTTTGTCCTGCCGGGTGATTTAGCGGGCGCGCCTGCGCTTCAGTTCTTCCCCTGGCCAGACGTGGACGGGGTGGGCGAGTCGAAGCTGGCGCAGGCCGACAGGCACACTAACGCCGGGATGCTGCGCGAGCGTTACAATTACTACTGTGAAAAAGTGGTTAAGGGATTCTATAAAAACCACTTTTTGCGATTTGACCGTCAGATTGTGCTGGTGGATTGTCTGCAGCCGCTCAACAGCGGGCCGCAGGCCTTCAACGATATGCGCCTTGCCCTGACGCAGCTGATGCAAAGTTTCCACTACGGGCAGAGGACGCTGTTTCGCCGTCTGTTCTCTCCGGTGATCGACAAACTGCTTTTTGCGGCCACAAAGGCCGATCACGTCACGGTCGATCAGCATGCCAATATGGTATCGCTGCTGCAGCAGCTGGTTCAGGACGCCTGGCAAAACGCCGCCTTCGAAGGGATCGGCATGGATTGCCTTGGGCTTGCGTCCGTGCAGGCAACGCAAAGCGGGCTGATCGATCTTAACGGCGAGAAAATACCGGCATTACGCGGGAACCGGCTCAGCGACGGTGAACCGCTTACCGTCTATCCGGGGGAAGTGCCTGCGCGGCTGCCGGGTCAGGCCTTCTGGCAGAACCAGGGCTTCCAGTTTGAAGCCTTCCGCCCTCAGGCAATGAGCGTCGATCGGCCATTACCACACATCCGTCTGGATGCGGCGCTGGAGTTTTTGATTGGAGATAAATTGCGATGA